The sequence AccagtatcaatcaaaatactaaaGAGCTAAAACCTTGATTGATATAAAAGAGCTTTAAAATTTGGTAACGACAAGAGATTCACCTCACCGTCAGATAGTAGTTATAACAGAGATAGTAGTTATAAAATAGAAACAGTTTGATATTTTAGAACATACCagtatcaaaaacaaaatatgtcaatatattCATTTGTCTAATCCGGATCCCTGTCTATTTCGGCTGAATTGTATGACATATTTGAACTTGGTAGTTCACTAAAATCCAAGGTTACCATACCCACCCCCTCCATTAAGCTACTGCAACatttatgtataatacaataaaacgaGATAGAGATATTAACAGTTTGCTGGTTAAAATAAAGTACAGTTTTTCCTAAACTCAAATAGTTGTCATCTAAGCTCTACAGACCTATGTCTGTGGATTCTCAATGGGTCAGAAAGGTAAAGTTGTCCAGTTCTAAGTTATCTATGTATAATTTAATAGGGAAAAAACAGACCAGGTATGTCCTCGCTGTGGTTAAAGCCCTAACTATGGTGAGTGTACACATCAATAGAGATAATTAGGACGACAGCGAAACAAATAAGACGGAATGCGTTATTCAAAAACATTCAatctatttgaacaaaaataccTTTAAACTTCGATGATTAAAGTAATGTTTATGGTCACATCATGGTCAGTAATCCAGGTCAACTTTCTTATGGACTcacacaaaattatcaatctcgttttacatctCCATTCTAAAAACATAAAAGTCGTTTAGGTGAAGGTCTCAACATATTAATGGTATCAAACGTCCTATGTCCCTATTTGGTATGGTTTATAAACCTTGTCCACACTGGTCATTCCTGTGCACGTCTACGTATAGGTCACATCTAAGTGAATCAGTGTATGACAGACCGTTATACGTGGTCAGTGTGCCAAGTCATTCAAAGTACGTTGTCACATCCCTTGTGGTAGTGTATCAAGGTCACACCTCTCGTGGTCAGTGGTATCAAGGTAATCATTGGTCAGTAATCAAAAGTCATACTCCCTATGGGTGTGAGGCAATGGCAGACATAATGCAActgtgtatattatatgtaaaacGTACAAAATTTGATCAGGCACAAGTTATTCCAATTAAACACCCGTCCTCCTAATCATTATCAGTGAAAATTAGTACAACTATCGTAATACACATACTGAAGCAAACAAttgaataacaaaaaacaaaagaacAATATGTTACTTTTAAACCAGTTTcaatcaaaattaataattgtACTAAATGAGCTTAAAACCtttgtatttgatataaaaaagcTTTATAATTTGTAACGACAGAATTCACTCACCGTGGATAATATACAAGTTATAATAGAAACActgtattttgtttcaaaaacaatattcaatACCTAAATTTGTCAAAAATCCGGATTTGTCTATTTCGGCTGAATTGTATGACATATTACTTGGTAGTTCACTAAATACATTAATTTCGCTAATTAACTTTGTACTTTGTACGGGCATCTAAATGATTGGGACATtctaagaaataatgataagcattttcacaatgatttccacagcttTGTACAACGAGAATTTTCGACTATATTTGAACGGAAAAGATCGTCATTTAGATTGCTACATTTGTGCCTCATTCTGgtgtgaaaaaatatttaattttctgtcaCCATAGCTAAAATAAATGGTCGATGAGAGACTATTTGTTGGGAAAGAGCAATCTTAAAAGGAGAAATGGGTAATGACTTAATATCATTATCTAAATTATTCCAGTTTCTTTAAGTAGAGGTAAGAAAGACTTGAGAGTGGAGGAGAGTCGATAGTTTGGGAATACAAAAGTCGTTATTGTTTCTTAGAGCAGTATTGATTATTTTCATCAACTGTGGGAGGTAATAGATTCGAAAGGAAAGTTAGGAGTATCATGAGTTTTTTTCAtcttatgtaataatttaagtTTTTCTTCTAGCTCTCCTATCACTTAGTACTTCCAAAACTGATTCACTATAAAGAGATTCATTTTTAGCAAATGATGGCAAACCCGTAATTATTCTTGCATGCTTCCCTTTGTGCCCTTTCAGTGGTATCAAGGTCACATCCCTAGTATCAAGGTCACACCTATCGTGGTCAGTAGTATCAAAAAGTCACAACCTATTGGTCAGTGGTATCAAGGTCACATACCTAGTGGTCAGTGGTATCAAGGTCACATCCCTAGTGGTCAGTGATATCAAGGTCACACCCCTCGATGGGGAGGTAATTATTTCTCGTATAGAGATGGTAAGTAGGGTGAGCTAAGGACCACGAGGTGATCATCGTACGTTGACGATACACATCACGTATCAAACTGTCATTGTCAGGTACTCCATATCAGTTTGATAGGACACAAGAATTGTTTACTTATGGACGACAGACAACTGACCATGGACGACAGACAACTGACCATGGACGACAGACAACTGATCATGAACGACAGACAACTGACCATGGAACGACAGACAACTGACTATGGACGACAGACAACTGATCATGGTCGGCAGACAACTGACCATGGACGACAGACAACTGACCATGGACGGCAGACATCTGACCATGGACGACAGACAACTGACCATGGACGACAGACAACTGACCATGGACGACAGACAACTGACCATGGACGACAGACAACTGACCATGGACGACAGACAACTGACCATGGACGACAGACAACTGACCATGGACGACAGACAACTGACCATGGACGACAGACAACTGACCATGGACGACAGACAACTGACCATGGACGACAGACAACTGACCATGGACGACAGACAACTGACCATGGACGACAGACAACTGACCATGGACGACAGACAACTGACCATGGACGACAGACAACTGACCATGGACGACAGACAACTGACCATGGACGACAGACAACTGACCATGGACGACAGACAACTGACAATGAACGACAGACACCTGACTATTGACGACAGGCAACTGACCATGGACGACAGACAACTGACCATGGACGACAGAAATCTGACCATGGACGACAGAAAACTGACCATGGACGACAGACAACTGAACATGGACAGAGTATGTTTTTCATTAAGGAAGTGAAGTCATAACACAATGATTTTTAAGAAAATCTCTTTATTAAAATTAAGTACAATTCAAATTTAATAAGACAATATTAGTTCACATCACACTTTATCTGGGTGATCATAAACCAATTATTATTTTTGCGATCAGGAATTAAGTGTATACTGTCAACCAACTTACTTATGCCTGCGATTACATTTTGCAGGTGACAAGAAATCGAAAAGAAAATCGCCGTGAAAGAGTctcaaaatttaatacaatagAACCAATGTGTTTCAATCGCCGTAAAagagtttcaaaattaaatacaaaagaACCATTAGGTTTCAATCGCCGTAAAAGAGTctcaaaattaaatacaatagAACCAATGTGTTTCAATCGCCGTAAAAGAGTctcaaaattaaatacaatagAACCAATGTGTTTCAATCGCCGTAAAAGAGTctcaaaattaaatacaatagAACCAATGTGTTTCAATCGCCGTAAAAGAGTctcaaaattaaatacaatagAACCATTGTGTTTCAATCGCCGTAAAAGAGTctcaaaattaaatacaatagAACCATTATGTTTCAATCGCCGTAAAAGAGTctcaaaattaaatacaatagAACCATTAGGTTTCAATCGCCGTAAAAGAGTCtcaaaatcaaatacaataGAACCAATGTGTTTCAATCGCCGTAAAAGAGTctcaaaattaaatacaatagAACCAATGTGTTTCAATCGCCGTAAAAGAGTctcaaaattaaatacaatagAACCATTAGGTTTCAATCGCAAAATTAATTTCcggtaaaaaaaaactttgacacGAAAAACGGTAAACAAAGTAACCTCAAAAATAAGTTAGTTCACAATACATTACACAATTGAAGTATATCAAATATTACTGtgtattcattttcaaaatcagATAGATGCATTTTACACTAAAACATGGGTTAGATTTATCTCCATGTCAGGATAAACACTCACGAAAACTGTATCATTATACCGATTTTAATTTAGGTCACATCAAATACATCTATATGTAGATGTATATCCTAGTAGTAACATCAGTACATAACGCTATAACGAGACACATTATCGCATTCCAACTTTGACGAATATTtaaggtaaaaatattacacaatactatactgaattaaaaatttcgtgtaagtaatgttaaatgttttaaccggtatatcaaacatatgtccATAGCAACACGATTCCACTGATATTCAAGGGTGTTTCATCAAGCATCTTCTGAATCTAGTACAAAATTATCTAAATAAATTTTGTGCTAGAAAGAATACTCCTTACAGTATAACTAAGTCGGTTATATCAAAACGTCATCACATGAAATGCTGCTTAGCATTAATTCGAGAAGATCACAGTGCTGTTTTCTAAATCCTAACTTATGTAATAATGGAATAATACTTACAATACTTTAGAAAATGTTACTGTTACACATAACATCTGTTCTATGTCCTAGTAAAATATTCGTCCTAGCAAATAAATCTGTCTGTTGCAACATAAATTCCTTAAAGAAATGATacttaacaatattttaagaatgTTACTCTCAAATATAACATCTGTTCTATGTGCTAGTAAAATATTCGTCATAGCAGATAAATCTGTCTGTTGCAACATAAATTCCTTAAAGGAATGATAATTAACAATACTTTAAGAATGTTACTGTCAAACACAACATCTGTTCTATGTACTGGTTAAATATCTATCCTATAGCTAAACCTAGCATAGATAATCTAAGCGGATGGATATTTTAAAGTACCACCTACTCggcgtggttatgtaacagttACTTGTTAAAGTTATCAACaatcataaataataatataaacctTTAAAGAGTGTGAATATTAATGTTAACATGGATATGCTAATGGCGgttataatatatttactgtaatacttattaataatttatttattgtagaCGAACTGTAGAATGAAATGATCTACTTTAAAATATTCGCAACATTGATACAAATTTCTAAAAATGATAAGCctacatagattttttttttcattcttccACTTTTTTGAATGCTATTTTATTTCCGAACCACTGTAAATTCACTATACCGAAGGATGCtaaatcataatttttagatATTACTTCTGCACTGTAacatgtaattatcacaaacaaatatacttaaaCAACAATTTGTTAAAGTTATTGTAAAGGGGAACTATTTAACAGTTACGTTATTTTATGTCGGCTACAACATACATTCATTACATGGAATGACATTCAACAATAAGGTATGCATTGGATTTTTATCTGTTAGCATTCTgttctatcagagttactttgATTCCCTTCGTTTTACTATGTCAGttaaacgaagggaagtaactctaatataaaaaatgtcGAATGACAATAATATTACTTCTTTATCATAACATAAATATAACGAGTACAACATAAATGATAGGCGTAAAAGGATTCCAAACAATGATTTATGACATTAACCATAAGTTTCTTATACTTATAAGGTACACAtccaaacaatatatttttatgtcgaTTACAAGATAAATTCTCTACGGTACTATTATTGATGAACATAGAACATTATAAAATGGCAAACATGTTTaacttttcatatttgtttGATAAGATTTAAATTcaagacccactacctttccgaaacaaaaaataaaagtttcttaaacacaataataaaaagaaaattgatattgatggcaccaaacaaatgcaagatttcctgtgtaatttTTTGTAACAGTGAAGAATGATTTCGCTGTGTTGCCGTCTGATACAGGGGTAACACAGGGAAATTAGGACGACGACAgaaaacataatacgacccgcgttataaaaataacatttaatttatttttatcatttttagtaAGGTGTAgtaacaatttaagtaaataacttttgtgaccCAACAAAATTATCtgtcttgttttacattcccatttaaaaaatcaaaaggaGTTTCGaaaaagtagtgggcctttaaagaatTCTATGTGAAACCGTTGGTAACAATAGTTTGTGAGATAACTCAATAGAATATAGGGTATGTCAATCGGTATAGgaattaacaatatattttatgtcggttaaacataatttttttatgatgAAGATTATTAATAGTTTATCAAGGTAAttgttgtaaacaaatatgtactacatgtagcaatatacacattataaaaatacaaaatatgtccgtaataaaatacattgttcTAACCGaagatacaaaataaaaaaatatgtaaaaaaacatGTCGAACATGCATTAACTTATTCTTTAccagaaaaatattaatgttcATGACAACATATTTGGTTATAATATAAATGTTCACGGAAGGAGCCATTACAATGTAACACTAAATATAAATCAGATTAGGTAGGTTACCAGGAATGTTTCAGTAGTCGTTAGAACATTAACTTGACACGAttaacaaatacataaatataaatgtgCTTATTAGAATATGTCTAAGGGGAGCTAACCATGTtccacattttgttttatatgtagAAATGACTCTAGTaagtaattgatatattttacttaaCCATAATACTAAAATGTACTTCATAACGATGAAATCACTAACATTTTATAACTGTAATGTAATAAGGagtaacaatacaataatatatatagcaCATAGCACACGGATGTATCAAATGCGCACTCTGACATTTTGATTTACGTTAACAGATAATTGTCTAATACACACTAGGCTTAGGTTAGGGAGGAAACCCAGAGACCAGTAATACTTGACCTGACTCGTGGCCTACAGACTAAGTATAGACTTTTAGTAACTTATACTTCTCTGCCACGGCGGACTCCGTCTATGAACTTTCGGAAACCTttctaaaatatctaaatacaaatattcaaaattattaaacaaCTGGTATATAGGACCTATCGGTTGCCTctctaaaatatttacatacaaatacattgtattgcaTAATGTCTAAACATCGGGTATATAGGACTTATCGGATGGGCTttctaaaatatctacatacacATATCCAATAATATCGAAACATCTGGTATATAGGACCTATCGGatgttttctctaaaacatCTACAAAGGAATATTCCAAAATGTCTAAACGGTCTCTCTAAAATATCTGCATACAAATATTCATAATGTCACAACATCTGGTTTATAGGTTTATAGGACCTATCGGGTGGTATctctaaaatatctacatacagaTATTCCATAATGTCATAACATCTGGTATATAGGACCTATCGGGTGGTATctctaaaatatctacatacaaatattccataatGTCAAAACATCGGGTATATAGGACCTATCGTGTGGTCTctctaaaatatctacatacaaatattccataatGTCAAAACATCTGGTATATAGGACCTATCTTGTGGTCTctctaaaatatctacatacaaatattccataatGTCAAAACATCTGGTATATAGGACCTATTGGGTGGTCTctctaaaatatctacatacaaatattccataatGTCAAAACATCGGGTATATAGGACCTATCTTGTGGTCTctctaaaatatctacatacaaataAGCCATAATGTCAAAACATTTGATATATAGGACCTATTGGGTGGTCTctctaaaatatctacatacaaatattccataatGTCAAAACATCTGGTATATAGGACCTATCGGGTGGTATctctaaaatatctacatacaaatattccataatGTCAAAACATCTGGTATATAGGACCTATCGTGTGGTCTctctaaaatatctacatacaaatattccataatGTCAAAACATCTATCGGGTATATAGGACCTATCGGGTGGTCTctctaaaatatctacatacaaatattcTGTAATGTCAAAAATATCTGGTGTATAGGTCCTATCGGGATATCTctctaaaatatctacatacaaataATCCATAATGTCAAAACATCTGGTATATAGGACCTATCGGGTGGTATctctaaaatatctacatacaaatattccataatGTCAAAACATTTGGTATATAGGACCTATCGGATGTCTTCTCTAAATGtctacatacaaatattccataa is a genomic window of Argopecten irradians isolate NY chromosome 10, Ai_NY, whole genome shotgun sequence containing:
- the LOC138332551 gene encoding uncharacterized protein PFD1115c-like; amino-acid sequence: MDDRQLIMVGRQLTMDDRQLTMDGRHLTMDDRQLTMDDRQLTMDDRQLTMDDRQLTMDDRQLTMDDRQLTMDDRQLTMDDRQLTMDDRQLTMDDRQLTMDDRQLTMDDRQLTMDDRQLTMDDRQLTMDDRQLTMDDRQLTMDDRQLTMNDRHLTIDDRQLTMDDRQLTMDDRNLTMDDRKLTMDDRQLNMDRVCFSLRK